One part of the Aliivibrio fischeri ATCC 7744 = JCM 18803 = DSM 507 genome encodes these proteins:
- the aroB gene encoding 3-dehydroquinate synthase gives METIHVDLAERSYPISIGAELFCNPAHFSSVIPAKKRVVVISNVTVAPLYAQQIIDTLNTFECQVSLLELDDGEQYKNLDTFNQILTFLLEENHSRDVTIVALGGGVVGDVVGFASACYQRGVDFIQIPTTLLSQVDSSVGGKTAINHPLGKNMVGAFYQPKAVIIDINCLKTLPEREFAAGMAEVIKYGIIVDREFFDWLDENMDKLYALDHDALIYAISRCCQIKADVVAKDEKESGMRALLNLGHTFGHAIEAEMGYGNWLHGEAVSAGTVMAAVTAQKEGLISQSDVERICSILEKAKLPLKAPKEMTVDAFMKHMMRDKKVLSGKLRLVLPTSIGSSEVVTGVSESVLAEVIEQCKA, from the coding sequence ATGGAAACGATTCATGTAGATTTAGCAGAACGTAGCTATCCCATCTCTATCGGCGCCGAGTTGTTTTGCAACCCGGCGCATTTTTCATCTGTAATACCTGCCAAAAAACGTGTTGTCGTTATCAGTAATGTGACGGTTGCGCCTCTGTATGCCCAACAAATTATTGACACTTTAAACACCTTTGAATGCCAAGTATCACTGCTTGAATTAGACGATGGTGAACAATATAAAAATTTAGATACTTTTAACCAAATACTTACTTTCTTACTTGAAGAAAATCACAGTCGTGATGTGACGATTGTTGCTTTAGGTGGTGGTGTTGTTGGTGATGTTGTTGGTTTTGCTTCTGCTTGCTATCAACGAGGTGTCGACTTTATTCAAATACCTACCACGCTTCTTTCTCAGGTTGATTCATCTGTTGGCGGCAAGACGGCCATTAATCACCCCCTTGGTAAGAATATGGTTGGTGCTTTCTATCAACCAAAAGCCGTTATTATTGATATAAACTGCCTTAAAACATTACCTGAGCGTGAATTTGCTGCAGGAATGGCTGAGGTGATTAAATATGGCATCATTGTTGATAGAGAGTTTTTTGATTGGCTTGATGAGAATATGGATAAATTATACGCGTTAGATCATGATGCGTTGATTTATGCGATTTCACGTTGTTGTCAAATCAAAGCGGATGTCGTTGCTAAAGATGAAAAAGAATCAGGAATGCGTGCACTCTTGAACCTAGGTCATACTTTTGGTCATGCGATTGAAGCTGAAATGGGTTACGGTAATTGGCTTCATGGTGAAGCAGTTTCTGCCGGAACGGTTATGGCAGCGGTAACCGCGCAAAAAGAGGGATTAATTTCCCAGTCTGATGTAGAGCGCATTTGTTCTATCTTAGAAAAAGCCAAGTTACCATTAAAAGCACCAAAAGAAATGACAGTAGATGCGTTTATGAAGCACATGATGCGTGATAAGAAGGTCTTATCAGGTAAATTGCGTTTGGTTCTACCAACTTCCATTGGTAGCTCTGAAGTAGTTACAGGTGTTTCTGAAAGCGTACTTGCTGAAGTAATTGAGCAATGTAAGGCATAG
- the aroK gene encoding shikimate kinase AroK — translation MAEKRNIFLVGPMGAGKSTIGRHLAQQLHMEFLDSDTVIEERTGADIAWVFDVEGEEGFRKREEGVINDLTQEQGIVLATGGGSVISKESRNRLSARGVVVYLETTIEKQLARTQRDKKRPLLQTDEPREVLEALAKERNALYEEVSDYVVRTDDQSAKVVANQIIQMLEER, via the coding sequence ATGGCTGAAAAACGAAATATTTTCCTTGTTGGCCCAATGGGCGCCGGCAAAAGCACAATTGGTAGACACTTAGCTCAACAACTTCATATGGAGTTTCTTGATTCTGATACGGTAATCGAAGAACGCACAGGCGCAGATATTGCTTGGGTTTTCGATGTTGAAGGTGAAGAAGGTTTCCGTAAACGTGAAGAAGGTGTGATTAACGATCTTACTCAAGAGCAAGGTATTGTTCTTGCGACGGGTGGTGGCTCTGTAATTAGTAAAGAGAGTCGTAATCGTTTATCTGCTCGTGGTGTTGTTGTATATCTTGAAACTACAATTGAGAAGCAGTTAGCACGCACACAACGTGATAAAAAACGTCCACTGCTTCAAACTGATGAGCCTCGTGAAGTGTTAGAAGCACTAGCGAAAGAACGTAACGCACTTTATGAAGAAGTGTCTGATTACGTTGTTCGTACCGATGATCAAAGTGCAAAAGTAGTTGCAAACCAAATCATTCAAATGCTTGAAGAGCGTTAA
- a CDS encoding type IV pilus secretin PilQ: MFSFVHLNAIAEESVMNQLVEVDFQLSKKKEGVITVELASAAATVDLRKEKDKLIIELHDTKVSDDKLVILDVEDFATLVSRIETFREPSSTVLSVDVKGDYQYDYFLKGPSLQVVVSQLPESEKKSPISSNSEDKSKPISINFQDIPVRHVLQLIADYNDFNLVVADSVTGNLTLRLDGVPWQQVLDIILQVKGLDKRVEGNVVLIAPKTELDAQEQQVLEQAQMASELAALSSEILSIKYAKASDIAELLVGEGEITMLSSRGSITVDERTNSLLLRDLPENITVIKDIIDTLDIPIKQVQIEARIVTVNEGNLDELGVRWGITNTNGSTTVGGSIESNLAAVGLYDGGGSDDKKSGNNSLPVDDFLNVNLGLANPAASSIAFQVAKLGSDLLLDLELSALQAESKAEIISSPRLITTNKKPAYIEQGTEIPYLEASSSGATSVSFKKAVLSLMVTPQITPDNRLVLDLTVTQDRPGQVVKTGTGEAVAIDTQRIGTQVLVDNGETVVLGGIYQHSLSNSVEKVPLLGDLPLLGALFRRSSENIGKKELLIFVTPKVVIQ; encoded by the coding sequence ATGTTCAGTTTCGTTCATTTGAATGCCATTGCTGAAGAGTCAGTGATGAATCAGCTTGTTGAAGTAGATTTTCAACTAAGTAAGAAAAAAGAAGGTGTCATAACAGTAGAGTTAGCTTCTGCTGCTGCGACTGTGGATTTACGTAAAGAAAAAGATAAGTTGATTATTGAATTGCATGACACCAAAGTCAGCGATGATAAATTGGTTATCTTAGATGTTGAAGATTTTGCCACTCTTGTTTCTCGTATTGAAACATTTAGAGAGCCAAGTAGTACCGTTTTATCTGTTGATGTTAAAGGCGACTATCAATATGACTACTTCCTGAAAGGGCCTTCTTTGCAAGTGGTGGTATCTCAATTGCCAGAAAGTGAGAAAAAATCGCCAATTAGCTCGAATAGTGAAGATAAAAGTAAGCCTATTTCGATTAACTTCCAAGATATTCCAGTTCGTCATGTATTGCAGCTGATCGCGGATTATAATGATTTTAACTTGGTTGTTGCGGACTCTGTTACGGGGAATTTAACCTTACGTCTGGATGGTGTGCCATGGCAGCAAGTGCTTGATATTATTCTTCAAGTTAAAGGGTTAGATAAACGTGTCGAGGGTAACGTTGTTTTGATCGCACCTAAAACAGAGCTTGATGCACAAGAGCAGCAAGTATTAGAGCAAGCTCAAATGGCATCTGAGCTGGCTGCGCTATCATCTGAGATCCTTTCTATTAAATACGCTAAAGCGTCAGATATTGCAGAGCTGCTTGTTGGTGAAGGTGAAATTACCATGTTATCTAGCCGTGGCAGTATCACGGTAGATGAACGTACAAACTCTTTATTGTTAAGAGACCTTCCAGAGAACATTACGGTAATCAAAGACATCATTGATACGTTAGATATTCCAATTAAACAGGTTCAAATTGAAGCTCGTATTGTAACGGTAAATGAAGGTAACTTAGATGAGTTAGGGGTTCGTTGGGGGATAACCAATACCAACGGCAGTACAACAGTTGGTGGCTCTATTGAAAGCAATTTAGCCGCTGTGGGATTGTATGATGGCGGTGGAAGTGATGATAAGAAGAGTGGCAATAATAGTCTTCCTGTCGATGATTTCTTAAATGTGAATTTAGGGCTAGCGAATCCTGCCGCTTCAAGCATTGCTTTTCAGGTGGCGAAATTAGGCTCTGATTTATTGCTTGATTTAGAACTTTCGGCACTTCAAGCAGAATCGAAGGCTGAGATCATCTCTAGTCCACGTTTGATTACGACCAATAAAAAACCTGCCTATATTGAGCAAGGTACAGAAATTCCTTACTTAGAAGCTTCATCCAGCGGAGCAACATCGGTATCGTTTAAAAAAGCGGTATTAAGCTTGATGGTAACACCGCAGATTACCCCAGATAATCGATTAGTTTTAGACTTAACGGTGACACAAGATAGACCTGGGCAAGTGGTTAAAACGGGTACTGGTGAGGCGGTAGCTATTGATACTCAACGTATTGGTACTCAAGTATTAGTTGATAATGGAGAAACGGTTGTTTTAGGTGGTATTTATCAACATTCGTTATCAAATAGCGTTGAGAAAGTGCCTCTTCTTGGTGACTTACCTCTGCTTGGGGCGTTATTTCGTCGAAGCTCTGAAAATATAGGTAAAAAAGAATTATTGATATTCGTTACGCCAAAAGTTGTTATACAGTAA
- a CDS encoding pilus assembly protein PilP, whose protein sequence is MNSRMFVSAITLMLMVGCKANKDSLDTFYTDAKRSGHKEVEVLANVVPFEVEVYAQSEARSPFVLPKQPERVTQPKKKKTCWQPKYRKKTGALERYSLRKLRLKGVMGADQDITALIQTPKGSVIKVRKGQYMGTNNGQVVAIKSKQITLKETLPDGMGCWQQRYVKLALKH, encoded by the coding sequence ATGAATAGTCGGATGTTTGTTTCAGCCATAACCTTGATGTTGATGGTTGGGTGTAAAGCGAATAAGGACTCTCTTGATACTTTTTATACTGATGCTAAACGATCAGGACATAAAGAGGTGGAAGTATTAGCTAACGTTGTACCTTTTGAGGTGGAAGTGTATGCCCAATCAGAAGCTCGTTCCCCCTTTGTTCTTCCTAAGCAACCTGAGCGAGTAACCCAACCGAAAAAGAAAAAAACGTGTTGGCAGCCGAAATACAGAAAAAAAACAGGAGCATTAGAGCGATATTCATTGCGTAAGTTACGTTTAAAAGGCGTGATGGGAGCAGACCAAGACATTACCGCTCTGATACAAACACCGAAAGGGAGTGTGATTAAAGTTCGCAAAGGGCAGTACATGGGGACCAATAATGGTCAAGTGGTTGCGATTAAATCAAAACAAATTACGTTGAAAGAAACCCTGCCAGATGGAATGGGATGCTGGCAACAAAGATATGTAAAACTGGCGTTGAAACATTAA
- a CDS encoding type IV pilus inner membrane component PilO, whose product MDWRELDLDEITEWPIVPQLLVILLLCLCIQGAGYWFWLQPIQESIEQSKLDEISLKTTVKYKYNQVAAMPKMKDQLNELNLRYEFLSQQLPAQKELASMLSGINQVGIQNKLTFTRIDWGEKQNKTFLYKLPLNIELTGQYHDIGSFSEAMADLPRIVSLENIDIQRVSKESSTLHFRVMAYTYQFRGDHE is encoded by the coding sequence ATGGATTGGCGCGAATTAGATTTAGATGAAATTACGGAATGGCCGATTGTTCCGCAGCTGTTAGTGATTTTGTTGTTGTGTTTATGTATTCAAGGTGCTGGATACTGGTTTTGGTTACAACCAATACAAGAAAGTATCGAGCAGTCAAAATTGGATGAAATAAGCTTAAAAACAACGGTGAAATATAAATATAACCAAGTTGCTGCTATGCCAAAAATGAAAGATCAATTGAATGAATTGAATCTACGATATGAGTTTTTGTCGCAGCAGTTACCCGCTCAAAAAGAGTTAGCAAGCATGCTTTCAGGTATCAACCAGGTTGGTATTCAAAATAAGCTTACTTTTACTCGGATTGACTGGGGTGAGAAGCAAAATAAAACCTTTTTATATAAGTTACCTCTGAATATTGAGCTGACAGGGCAATACCACGACATCGGGTCGTTTTCTGAAGCCATGGCTGATTTACCACGTATTGTCAGCTTGGAAAATATTGATATTCAAAGGGTGAGTAAGGAGAGTAGTACATTGCACTTTCGTGTAATGGCTTATACCTACCAATTTAGGGGGGACCATGAATAG
- a CDS encoding PilN domain-containing protein, which yields MAYQINLLPWREKQRARYKQRFIALLCAGVTLSVGIQWGIAQYLEQQVSIQTQRKQSLEKHISWLNNELKDLNEVGKEHEAILTRLDVVEQLQQNRNKTTQLLNILPDIITEGIYLNKVRMHEREVEIKGFSDSNSRLASMLDKLERSSQITSVEMHSIISGQKIFGHDVSSFEVSFKLLPPVKKEPS from the coding sequence ATGGCTTACCAAATAAACCTACTACCTTGGCGAGAAAAGCAGAGAGCAAGATATAAGCAACGTTTTATTGCATTACTTTGTGCAGGGGTGACGCTATCTGTCGGTATTCAATGGGGGATTGCGCAATATCTAGAGCAACAAGTTTCGATTCAGACACAACGTAAGCAATCGTTAGAAAAGCATATCTCTTGGTTAAACAATGAATTAAAAGATCTTAACGAAGTTGGAAAGGAGCATGAAGCGATATTAACTCGTCTTGATGTTGTCGAACAATTACAGCAGAACCGAAACAAAACCACTCAGTTATTGAACATTTTACCCGACATCATTACTGAAGGTATTTATTTAAATAAAGTACGCATGCATGAAAGGGAAGTTGAGATTAAGGGGTTCAGTGATAGTAACTCTCGGTTAGCAAGCATGTTGGATAAATTAGAGCGTTCCTCTCAAATTACTTCAGTAGAAATGCACTCGATTATCTCAGGGCAAAAAATATTTGGTCATGATGTCAGTAGTTTTGAAGTCTCGTTTAAATTACTTCCTCCAGTGAAAAAGGAACCGTCGTAA
- the pilM gene encoding type IV pilus biogenesis protein PilM, whose amino-acid sequence MIYPTITGLDVGHHSIKAVSVRLKKGQLDLVSSFEVLLPESVFVDTNNLNVEELKPYLSRIKKQLKLNQKQIAFSIPDSSITSKVVQIDSQLDERETEFAIAHNFEQHSSFSSDDLNIDYVASEHRGTGSLQTITYQVFATRKDLVNSRQRCFESAGLKPVLADAHSNALLTLWQRAIAVYPDKKNWMLIDIGYMQTVFCIASPSQHLYSKHISFGAVAQEKETNSINEDNSIDLSAGTLFIKQLSEHIHRQVTLYSSVNQHKVEGVWITGGGSMLPGLSDSLSYELSLPTVDLNLLSLFQTPKKRVGSFHEQKNQYASALGLALRGIEWLTK is encoded by the coding sequence ATGATCTACCCCACTATTACAGGTTTAGATGTAGGGCATCATAGCATTAAAGCCGTATCTGTAAGGTTAAAGAAAGGTCAATTAGATCTCGTTAGTTCTTTCGAAGTTTTATTGCCTGAATCTGTATTTGTGGATACCAATAATTTAAATGTCGAAGAATTAAAGCCTTATTTATCTCGAATAAAGAAACAGTTAAAGCTAAATCAAAAGCAAATCGCGTTCTCTATCCCTGATAGCAGTATTACGAGCAAAGTAGTGCAAATTGATAGTCAACTCGATGAACGAGAAACGGAATTTGCGATTGCCCATAATTTTGAGCAGCATTCTTCTTTTTCATCAGATGACCTTAATATTGATTATGTTGCCTCTGAACATAGAGGGACTGGCAGCTTACAGACGATCACTTACCAAGTTTTTGCGACCCGAAAAGATTTAGTTAACTCTCGTCAGCGTTGTTTTGAATCTGCTGGACTTAAACCTGTGCTTGCAGATGCTCATTCAAATGCACTTTTAACGTTATGGCAGAGAGCGATAGCGGTTTATCCCGACAAAAAGAATTGGATGCTGATCGATATTGGTTATATGCAGACTGTTTTCTGTATTGCTTCTCCGAGTCAACATTTATATAGCAAACACATTTCATTTGGTGCTGTAGCTCAAGAGAAAGAGACAAACTCAATTAACGAAGATAACTCAATTGACCTGTCCGCTGGGACGCTTTTTATTAAGCAGTTATCTGAACATATTCATCGTCAAGTTACTCTTTATTCATCGGTTAACCAACATAAGGTTGAAGGAGTATGGATTACTGGTGGTGGCTCTATGCTACCGGGATTATCGGATTCGTTAAGCTACGAACTATCGCTACCAACGGTGGATTTAAATCTTCTTTCTTTGTTTCAAACGCCAAAGAAAAGAGTGGGTTCGTTTCATGAACAAAAAAATCAATACGCATCAGCTCTTGGATTGGCATTGAGAGGGATCGAATGGCTTACCAAATAA
- a CDS encoding penicillin-binding protein 1A yields the protein MKFIKALLIVTLVCIILGVTTIFGFYQYVKPELPDVATLKDVQLQTPMQVYSRDGKLIAQFGEKRRIPLKLEEMPPHLLEAVIATEDSRFYSHYGFDPIGITRAAFAVLASGSAKQGASTITQQLARNFFLSNEKKIMRKVKEIFIAVHIEQLLTKQEILELYLNKIYLGYRSYGVGAAAHVYFGKEVSQLTLGEVAIIAGLPKAPSTMNPIYSVDRATTRRNVVLARMLDEGYITKQEFDDAKAEVVISKYHGAEIELQAPYIAEIARAWMVNKYGEEAAYTSGMNIYTTVDSKMQAAANKASIDNLLAYDERHGYRGAVKTVWEPKATPLDEEAITKHLKNEPSYGELMPAVVTSIKGKTATVDIKNNGVATIPWDGLKWARRFKTDKRQGPAPRRASDILAVGEQIYVRPLSQETTDDVTTTVWKLSQVPAANTAFVAMDPRDGAITSLVGGFNFVHNKFNRATQSVRQVGSSIKPFIYSAALYHGKTLASLINDAPINTWDESQGTAWRPKNSPPTYVGPARLRIGLAQSKNVMAVRVLRDVGLDETIDYLTRFGFKKDELPRSETIALGAGSLTPVQMAQGFAVFANNGYYVEPYYIDHITGPFGDEVYKATPKTICQRDCSHQNDEDSPYAKKVISAQNAFLTKQMMYSNIWGGGSWRKGTGWNGTGWRAQVLKRRDIGGKTGTTNDSVDAWYNGYGPNVVATAWVGFDNPSHRLGYTTKNDNMTKEEMSFGGEAGGKTAIYAWVNFMKVALEGVPEEKQQLPANIIKVKIDRETGLLTNKNDETSMWEYFAGGTQPTEYVEQDFQDTIYSSHDADGDGMEDESLF from the coding sequence GTGAAGTTCATAAAGGCACTACTAATAGTTACATTGGTTTGCATAATTCTTGGGGTCACAACAATTTTTGGTTTCTACCAATATGTGAAGCCAGAATTACCAGATGTGGCAACATTAAAAGATGTTCAACTGCAAACACCAATGCAGGTATATAGCCGCGATGGTAAGTTAATCGCACAATTTGGTGAAAAGCGCCGTATTCCATTGAAACTGGAAGAAATGCCGCCTCATCTACTTGAAGCCGTCATTGCCACTGAAGATAGCCGCTTTTATAGCCACTATGGTTTTGACCCAATCGGTATTACTCGTGCCGCCTTTGCGGTATTAGCTTCTGGCTCTGCAAAGCAAGGGGCAAGTACCATCACTCAACAACTTGCACGTAACTTCTTTTTATCTAATGAAAAGAAAATCATGCGTAAAGTTAAAGAGATCTTTATTGCCGTTCACATTGAGCAACTATTAACAAAACAAGAGATCTTAGAGCTCTACCTAAATAAAATTTACTTAGGTTATCGTTCTTATGGTGTTGGTGCGGCCGCTCATGTTTACTTTGGTAAAGAAGTGAGCCAACTGACCTTAGGTGAAGTTGCTATTATCGCAGGTTTACCAAAAGCCCCATCAACAATGAACCCTATTTATTCTGTTGATCGTGCAACAACACGTCGTAATGTTGTTCTTGCTCGTATGCTTGATGAAGGCTACATAACAAAACAAGAATTTGATGATGCAAAGGCCGAGGTGGTTATTTCCAAATACCACGGTGCAGAAATCGAATTACAAGCACCCTATATTGCTGAAATTGCTCGTGCTTGGATGGTAAACAAATACGGTGAAGAAGCGGCTTATACTTCGGGTATGAACATCTACACAACCGTAGATTCAAAAATGCAAGCTGCTGCTAATAAAGCATCAATTGATAACCTATTAGCTTATGACGAGCGTCATGGTTACCGTGGTGCAGTTAAAACTGTATGGGAACCAAAAGCAACACCTCTTGATGAAGAAGCAATTACTAAGCACCTTAAAAACGAACCGTCATACGGTGAGTTAATGCCTGCTGTTGTTACTTCAATTAAAGGTAAAACAGCAACGGTTGATATTAAAAATAATGGCGTCGCAACTATTCCTTGGGATGGTCTAAAGTGGGCTCGTCGCTTTAAAACAGACAAGCGCCAAGGACCTGCACCACGTCGTGCTTCTGATATCTTAGCGGTTGGTGAACAAATTTATGTTCGTCCATTAAGCCAAGAGACAACAGACGATGTAACAACAACCGTATGGAAGCTAAGCCAAGTACCTGCAGCGAACACAGCATTTGTTGCTATGGACCCAAGAGATGGTGCAATTACTTCTTTGGTTGGTGGTTTTAACTTTGTTCATAACAAGTTTAACCGAGCAACTCAATCTGTTCGTCAGGTTGGTTCAAGTATCAAGCCATTTATTTATTCCGCGGCACTTTACCACGGTAAAACATTAGCTAGTTTAATTAACGATGCGCCAATTAATACATGGGATGAGAGTCAAGGTACAGCATGGAGACCGAAAAATTCACCACCAACTTATGTTGGCCCTGCTCGTTTACGTATTGGTTTAGCTCAATCTAAAAACGTAATGGCGGTTCGTGTTTTACGTGATGTTGGTTTAGATGAAACTATTGATTACCTAACACGTTTTGGCTTTAAGAAAGATGAACTTCCACGCTCTGAAACCATTGCTCTTGGTGCTGGTAGTTTAACACCAGTTCAAATGGCACAAGGCTTCGCAGTATTTGCTAACAATGGTTATTACGTAGAACCTTACTATATTGACCACATTACTGGTCCATTTGGTGATGAAGTTTACAAAGCAACACCAAAAACCATTTGCCAACGTGATTGTTCTCATCAAAATGATGAAGACTCACCTTATGCGAAAAAAGTAATTTCTGCACAAAATGCGTTCTTAACTAAACAAATGATGTACAGCAACATTTGGGGTGGCGGTAGTTGGCGTAAAGGTACAGGTTGGAATGGTACTGGCTGGCGTGCACAAGTATTAAAACGTCGTGATATTGGTGGTAAAACAGGTACAACTAATGACTCTGTTGATGCTTGGTATAACGGATATGGTCCAAACGTAGTAGCAACAGCATGGGTTGGTTTTGATAATCCATCACATCGATTAGGTTATACAACCAAAAACGACAACATGACCAAAGAAGAGATGTCTTTTGGTGGTGAAGCTGGTGGTAAAACGGCTATTTACGCTTGGGTTAATTTCATGAAGGTCGCATTAGAAGGTGTTCCTGAAGAAAAACAACAACTTCCTGCAAACATCATTAAAGTGAAGATAGATCGAGAAACAGGTCTACTAACCAACAAAAATGATGAAACCAGTATGTGGGAATATTTTGCTGGTGGAACTCAACCAACAGAATACGTAGAACAAGATTTCCAAGACACTATTTATTCATCACACGATGCAGATGGTGACGGAATGGAAGACGAAAGTCTGTTCTAA
- a CDS encoding redoxin family protein: MFTSKEGQSVPQVTFPTRQGDAWVNVTTEELFKDKTVIVFSLPGAFTPTCSSSHLPRYNELHSVFKENGVDDILCVSVNDTFVMNAWKADQEAENITFIPDGNGEFTDGMGMLVEKNDLGFGKRSWRYSMLVKNGVVEKMFIEEDVPGDPFKVSDADTMLNYLAPEHKEQESITVFTKPGCPFCMKAKQNLIDKGLNYEEVVLGKDATTVSLRAITGRTTVPQVFIGGKHIGGSEELEAFLA, from the coding sequence ATGTTTACATCTAAAGAAGGTCAATCAGTTCCTCAAGTAACTTTCCCTACTCGTCAAGGTGATGCTTGGGTTAACGTAACAACAGAAGAACTATTTAAAGACAAAACAGTTATCGTATTCAGTCTTCCAGGTGCTTTTACACCAACATGTTCTTCAAGCCACCTACCTCGCTACAACGAGTTGCATTCTGTATTTAAAGAGAATGGCGTTGATGACATCCTATGTGTATCAGTAAACGATACTTTCGTAATGAACGCATGGAAAGCAGACCAAGAAGCAGAAAACATCACTTTCATCCCTGATGGTAATGGTGAATTCACAGACGGCATGGGTATGTTAGTTGAGAAAAACGACCTTGGTTTTGGCAAGCGCTCATGGCGTTACAGCATGCTAGTTAAAAATGGCGTAGTTGAAAAAATGTTCATCGAAGAAGACGTACCAGGCGACCCGTTCAAAGTATCTGATGCAGACACTATGCTGAACTACCTTGCTCCTGAACATAAAGAACAAGAGTCAATTACAGTATTCACAAAACCAGGTTGTCCTTTCTGTATGAAAGCGAAACAAAACCTAATCGACAAAGGCCTAAACTACGAAGAAGTGGTACTAGGTAAAGATGCAACCACAGTAAGTCTACGAGCTATCACTGGTCGCACTACAGTTCCTCAAGTATTCATCGGTGGTAAACACATCGGTGGTAGCGAAGAACTAGAAGCTTTCCTAGCTTAA